The following coding sequences are from one Ruminococcus flavefaciens AE3010 window:
- the gmk gene encoding guanylate kinase gives MNKGRLIVFSAPSGCGKGTMLEEILKDKSFALSVSATTRAPREGEKDGVNYHFLTREDFEQRIADGKFIEHAEYCQNLYGTLVSEVDGRLEQGLNVILEIEPQGAMKIREKRPDAVFIFVVPPSINELRRRLKKRGTETDEVIEERVSKATWEVSQAEKYDYVIVNDALEDAISDFFTVIRAEKLKVDYSGDIINEVLKNA, from the coding sequence CGGGCTGCGGTAAGGGTACTATGCTGGAGGAGATTCTCAAAGACAAGAGCTTTGCGTTATCTGTTTCGGCTACTACAAGAGCTCCCCGTGAGGGCGAAAAGGACGGTGTGAATTACCACTTCCTTACCCGCGAGGACTTCGAGCAGCGTATCGCTGACGGCAAATTTATCGAGCACGCAGAGTACTGCCAGAACCTCTACGGCACTCTTGTCAGCGAGGTGGACGGCAGACTTGAACAGGGACTCAACGTTATCCTTGAAATAGAGCCTCAGGGCGCTATGAAGATACGCGAGAAGCGTCCCGACGCGGTGTTTATATTCGTTGTACCGCCGTCAATTAACGAGCTCCGCCGCAGACTGAAAAAGCGCGGCACCGAGACCGACGAGGTCATCGAGGAGCGCGTATCAAAGGCGACATGGGAGGTATCCCAGGCTGAAAAGTACGATTACGTTATTGTCAATGACGCCCTTGAGGACGCTATAAGCGACTTCTTCACGGTCATCCGCGCGGAAAAGCTTAAAGTGGACTACTCGGGAGATATTATAAATGAGGTGTTGAAAAATGCTTAG
- the rpoZ gene encoding DNA-directed RNA polymerase subunit omega, with protein MLRPAVNQIITKNESCYSLVIAVAKRARQISEELYEKGETLEEKPVKTAVEELASGKCKIVSTAPAVTE; from the coding sequence ATGCTTAGACCAGCAGTAAACCAGATCATCACAAAGAATGAGAGCTGTTATTCTCTCGTTATCGCAGTTGCAAAGCGTGCAAGACAGATCTCCGAGGAGCTCTACGAAAAGGGCGAGACTCTTGAGGAGAAGCCTGTCAAGACAGCAGTTGAGGAGCTTGCAAGCGGCAAGTGCAAGATAGTGAGCACAGCTCCCGCAGTTACTGAATAA
- the priA gene encoding replication restart helicase PriA — protein sequence MPLKAEVAVSGTAYSFDMLFSYAVPDKLAAKTACGCRVLVPFGKGNKRRIGVVMGLTEGDTARLKPLVSLVDEEPVVSEELLRLALYLREQTFCTYYDAVKAMLPPAMSVSTKETFRLVKNFTGRDSLTPAAAELLERLVCASDNKELNQLIDEHIMENGRRLPDELCDAGAMDSDNVFRQAVGDAAVRMVRLSDKYMSAPESFDLTPKQKQVAEFLSEYGSAAVREAAYMCGVTESVVKRLCAGGAAEEYEAEVLRRVEGDADEERRPEDIVLSAEQQRAHDAVLAQLRERKPAVFLLHGVTGSGKTSVFEKLIDDTVKMGRQAMLLIPEIGLTPQILKRFRSLFGERVAVIHSGLSLGQRLDEYKRIKRGDADIVIGTRSAVFAPLSNIGLIIIDEEGERSYKSDSSPRYTTHDIAKQRCAYHGSALLLASATPSIESYYLAERGAYKLLEMKERYGNAPLPEVSIIDMNLEREAGNRTEFSRKLAEEISLNLKNGEQSILLLNRRGYHTIISCCDCYQPVYCPNCSVPLTYHKKNDKLMCHYCGYVSPPVDTCPSCGSKHLKNMGFGTQKLEEELSTFFPSARILRMDADTTFSRYSYEKNFTDFRDGKYDIMIGTQMIGKGLDFPNVTLVGVLSVDKALYAGDFRSYERTFSLITQVVGRGGRGERKGRAVLQTFIPEHYIMNLAAAQDYKGFYNEEIAIRRAMIFPPLCDMCIFCFSGNEDISVRLGAEAVLGLMNGKLKALQPKTPVRVLGPVRCSYGRINGKYRYRIIMKCKNSAEMRGFISEVLTESAKLKEMKGVALYADMNGDVGV from the coding sequence ATGCCCCTTAAAGCGGAGGTCGCAGTCAGCGGAACAGCCTATTCATTTGATATGCTGTTCAGCTACGCTGTACCCGATAAGCTGGCGGCTAAAACTGCCTGCGGCTGTCGGGTGCTGGTACCCTTCGGAAAAGGAAATAAGCGCAGGATAGGCGTGGTCATGGGCCTCACAGAGGGCGATACAGCCCGTCTGAAGCCCCTTGTGTCCCTTGTTGACGAGGAACCCGTTGTCTCCGAGGAGCTTCTGCGGCTTGCTCTCTATCTCAGGGAGCAGACCTTCTGTACCTACTATGACGCGGTAAAGGCTATGCTTCCCCCTGCAATGAGCGTCAGCACAAAAGAAACGTTCAGGCTTGTTAAGAATTTCACGGGCAGGGACTCCCTGACCCCAGCGGCGGCGGAGCTTCTTGAAAGGCTTGTATGTGCTTCGGACAATAAGGAGCTGAATCAGCTCATAGACGAGCATATCATGGAAAACGGCAGGCGGCTCCCCGACGAGCTCTGCGACGCAGGCGCCATGGACTCGGACAACGTGTTCAGACAGGCGGTGGGCGACGCGGCTGTGAGAATGGTGCGGCTTTCCGACAAGTACATGAGCGCTCCCGAGAGCTTTGACCTTACGCCCAAGCAGAAGCAGGTGGCTGAGTTCCTCAGCGAGTACGGCTCTGCGGCAGTACGTGAGGCTGCATACATGTGCGGCGTTACGGAATCCGTAGTGAAGCGGCTCTGCGCAGGCGGCGCAGCCGAGGAATATGAAGCCGAGGTGCTGAGAAGAGTTGAGGGCGACGCGGACGAGGAAAGACGTCCCGAGGATATAGTCCTTTCAGCTGAACAGCAGAGAGCTCACGACGCAGTGCTGGCACAGCTCAGAGAGCGCAAGCCTGCGGTATTTCTGCTCCACGGCGTTACGGGAAGCGGCAAGACCTCGGTCTTTGAGAAGCTCATAGACGATACGGTGAAAATGGGACGGCAGGCAATGCTGCTCATTCCCGAAATAGGTCTTACTCCCCAGATACTGAAACGCTTCCGCTCGCTTTTCGGCGAAAGAGTTGCCGTTATCCACAGCGGTCTCTCTCTCGGTCAGAGACTTGACGAGTACAAGCGCATAAAGCGCGGTGACGCGGACATAGTAATAGGTACAAGAAGTGCCGTGTTTGCTCCGCTGAGCAATATAGGGCTCATTATTATAGATGAGGAGGGCGAGCGCTCCTACAAGTCGGACAGCTCCCCGAGATATACCACACATGACATAGCCAAGCAGCGCTGTGCATATCATGGTTCCGCACTTCTGCTGGCTTCGGCAACTCCCTCTATCGAGAGCTATTATCTCGCCGAAAGGGGAGCGTATAAGCTTCTGGAAATGAAGGAAAGGTACGGCAATGCACCCCTGCCCGAGGTGAGTATCATTGATATGAACCTTGAGCGAGAGGCGGGCAACCGCACGGAATTCAGCCGCAAATTAGCCGAGGAGATAAGCCTTAACCTGAAAAACGGCGAGCAGTCAATACTGCTGCTGAACAGGCGGGGCTATCATACCATTATAAGCTGCTGCGACTGCTATCAGCCTGTGTACTGTCCCAACTGCTCCGTGCCGCTGACATACCACAAGAAAAACGACAAGCTCATGTGTCACTACTGCGGATATGTAAGTCCGCCTGTGGATACCTGCCCGTCCTGCGGCTCGAAGCACCTGAAAAATATGGGCTTCGGCACACAGAAGCTGGAGGAGGAGCTTTCCACATTCTTCCCGTCCGCGCGGATACTCCGCATGGACGCGGATACCACCTTTTCGCGGTATTCCTATGAGAAGAACTTCACGGACTTCCGCGACGGGAAATATGACATAATGATAGGTACTCAGATGATAGGCAAGGGACTTGACTTCCCCAACGTTACGCTGGTGGGAGTTCTCTCCGTTGACAAGGCTCTGTACGCGGGAGATTTCCGAAGCTATGAGCGCACCTTTTCCCTTATCACTCAGGTGGTGGGACGAGGCGGACGCGGTGAGCGCAAGGGACGTGCTGTACTACAGACCTTTATCCCCGAGCACTACATCATGAACCTTGCAGCCGCTCAGGACTACAAGGGCTTCTACAATGAGGAGATAGCTATCCGCCGCGCAATGATATTTCCGCCCCTTTGCGATATGTGCATTTTCTGCTTTTCGGGAAATGAGGACATATCCGTGAGACTCGGTGCGGAGGCGGTACTGGGGCTGATGAACGGGAAACTGAAGGCCTTGCAGCCCAAAACTCCCGTGAGAGTACTGGGGCCGGTCCGCTGCTCATACGGCAGGATAAACGGCAAGTACCGCTACAGGATAATAATGAAATGCAAGAACAGTGCCGAAATGAGAGGCTTCATAAGTGAGGTGCTCACAGAGTCGGCTAAACTAAAGGAAATGAAAGGCGTCGCCCTTTATGCTGATATGAACGGCGATGTGGGCGTATAA
- the def gene encoding peptide deformylase — translation MALRRILTDKDEMLHKVCKPVEKFDEKLAQLLDDMHETLNKAEGVGLAAPQIGICRRIFIMHLDENDSIEAINPEVTKKEGKQRVQEGCLSCPNVWGYVTRPMSCHLKAQDRNGNWFERDFTELGAQCTCHENDHLDGHVFTEIVEEFFVPEETKQ, via the coding sequence ATGGCACTCAGAAGGATTTTAACAGATAAGGACGAGATGCTCCATAAGGTTTGCAAGCCTGTGGAGAAGTTTGACGAGAAGCTGGCACAGCTCCTTGACGATATGCACGAGACTCTCAACAAGGCTGAGGGCGTAGGTCTTGCGGCTCCACAGATAGGCATATGCCGCAGGATATTCATCATGCATCTTGACGAGAACGACAGCATCGAGGCTATCAACCCCGAGGTCACAAAGAAAGAGGGCAAGCAGAGAGTGCAGGAGGGCTGCCTTTCCTGCCCGAATGTGTGGGGCTATGTCACAAGGCCCATGAGCTGCCACTTAAAGGCTCAGGACAGGAACGGCAACTGGTTCGAGCGCGATTTCACAGAGCTTGGCGCACAGTGCACCTGCCATGAGAACGACCACCTTGACGGCCATGTATTCACCGAGATAGTTGAAGAATTCTTCGTACCCGAGGAGACTAAGCAATGA
- the fmt gene encoding methionyl-tRNA formyltransferase, producing MKIVFMGTPDFAVPCLRTLAESSHEVAAVFTQPDKPKGRGYKLIPTPVKAAAEEYGIPVYQPISLRKGDDAEESMRILRDIAPELIVVTAYGQILPKEILELPKYGCINIHASLLPKYRGAAPINWVLLNGEKETGVTSMQMGEGLDTGDMLIKRATAIGENETYEELYARLSAMGGEVLAETIEAVEKGSLKPEVQDDSLSCYSPMIRKEMSALDFSKSAAEVHNTIRGVTGFAMLEGKRLKVFRSEIAQGSFDGAENGAIVDTASFAVKCGDGKAVVFREVQPEGKKRMKTEDFLRGKKLAKGDILG from the coding sequence ATGAAAATAGTTTTTATGGGAACTCCCGATTTTGCCGTACCATGCCTGCGCACTCTTGCAGAGAGCAGCCATGAGGTAGCGGCGGTGTTCACACAGCCCGACAAGCCAAAGGGCAGAGGATACAAGCTTATCCCCACTCCCGTAAAGGCTGCGGCTGAGGAATACGGGATACCCGTTTATCAGCCCATTTCACTGAGAAAAGGCGACGACGCAGAGGAGTCCATGAGGATACTCCGCGATATAGCTCCCGAGCTCATAGTCGTAACGGCTTACGGACAGATACTCCCCAAGGAGATACTGGAGCTGCCGAAGTACGGCTGTATCAATATCCACGCATCCCTCCTGCCGAAGTACAGGGGAGCAGCTCCCATAAACTGGGTGCTCCTCAACGGTGAAAAGGAGACAGGCGTTACCTCAATGCAGATGGGCGAGGGACTTGACACAGGTGATATGCTCATAAAGAGAGCCACAGCCATAGGCGAAAACGAGACCTATGAGGAGCTCTACGCGCGACTTTCCGCAATGGGCGGCGAAGTCCTTGCGGAGACTATAGAAGCTGTCGAAAAAGGCTCGTTAAAGCCCGAGGTACAGGACGACAGTCTCAGCTGCTATTCTCCTATGATACGCAAGGAGATGAGCGCTCTCGATTTCAGCAAGTCCGCCGCTGAGGTACACAATACCATACGCGGTGTCACTGGCTTTGCAATGCTGGAGGGCAAGCGCCTGAAGGTGTTCCGCTCGGAGATAGCTCAGGGCAGCTTCGACGGTGCCGAGAACGGTGCGATAGTCGATACAGCAAGCTTTGCGGTGAAGTGCGGCGACGGAAAAGCCGTTGTATTCCGCGAGGTACAGCCCGAGGGCAAAAAACGCATGAAAACAGAGGACTTTTTAAGAGGAAAGAAGCTCGCAAAGGGCGATATCCTCGGATAA
- a CDS encoding zinc metallopeptidase — protein MYINMFMALARYYHYGYYGTRGAGDHIGIYIVLYIAVLIIPLIAQINVKSTFNKYSKIANSRGLTADQVARMILDSNGLQYVRIEHVKGKLSDHYDPKANVVRLSDSTYGQRSVAAIGVAAHECGHVCQHAENYGPILLRSKLVPVTNICSHLWYIVLIIGCILSSLTIGTGLIYLSIAMFAAVVIFQTVTLPVEFDASNRALKTLANDGILEPSEVPHASKVLKAAALTYVAGLLSSILQLLRLLLSVRRR, from the coding sequence ATGTATATCAATATGTTCATGGCACTGGCAAGATATTATCACTATGGCTATTACGGCACACGCGGTGCAGGAGACCATATCGGCATCTACATCGTACTTTATATCGCTGTTCTTATTATCCCGCTCATTGCGCAGATAAACGTAAAGTCCACATTCAATAAGTACAGCAAGATCGCCAATTCAAGAGGTCTTACCGCCGATCAGGTGGCAAGAATGATACTTGATTCAAACGGTCTGCAATATGTGCGTATCGAGCATGTAAAGGGCAAGCTCAGCGATCACTACGACCCAAAGGCAAATGTGGTAAGACTTTCCGATTCTACCTACGGACAGCGTTCAGTAGCGGCTATCGGCGTTGCTGCACATGAGTGCGGTCACGTATGTCAGCACGCCGAGAACTACGGTCCTATACTTCTCAGAAGCAAGCTGGTACCTGTTACCAATATCTGTTCACATCTCTGGTATATCGTTCTCATAATCGGTTGTATTCTCAGCAGCCTCACTATCGGAACAGGTCTTATTTATCTTTCTATCGCAATGTTTGCGGCAGTAGTCATATTCCAGACAGTTACTCTCCCCGTAGAGTTCGACGCAAGCAACAGAGCTCTCAAAACTCTTGCAAATGACGGTATACTTGAACCAAGTGAAGTTCCACATGCGAGCAAGGTACTCAAAGCAGCAGCTCTCACTTATGTAGCAGGACTTCTCTCATCTATACTCCAGCTGCTCAGACTTCTCCTTTCAGTCAGAAGAAGATAA
- the rsmB gene encoding 16S rRNA (cytosine(967)-C(5))-methyltransferase RsmB gives MTDSRYLAVKLLDKTFSSGSYSNLQLDSGLKGSDLDDRDRKLCSAIYYGVIERKLTLDHIIGGLSSRPIGKLDGIILNILRCGVYQIMYMDSVPDNAAVNESVALAKKFRKTSASGMVNAVLRNFIRSGKELKFPKDAVKAASVKYSAPVELVKSLADDYGGEAAENFLAASLEKSVTFLRLNPNICSEEEFLAALGGIEAEKLFDCCYAVKSGDVTATEAFRKGFFHVQGLASQLCCMCLAPTEEDTVLDICAAPGGKTFTMAELMNGKGQIYAFDLHEKRAELIRKGAERLGLKNIKAAAGDATVFNSELPKFTKILCDVPCSGLGVIGSKPEIKYKDISDFAGLPDIQYKIVCNALNYLAEGGTLVYSTCTVRKAENEEVCERLLREHPELEAVELPKLMGADFGTMATLMPPKFGSGFFIAKFRKK, from the coding sequence ATGACAGATTCGCGATACCTTGCTGTAAAGCTTCTTGACAAGACCTTTTCAAGCGGCAGCTACTCAAATCTGCAGCTTGACAGCGGACTGAAAGGCTCTGACCTTGACGACCGCGACAGAAAGCTCTGCTCCGCCATATACTACGGAGTCATCGAGCGGAAGCTGACCCTCGATCATATCATCGGCGGCCTCAGCTCACGTCCCATAGGGAAGCTTGACGGCATAATACTGAATATACTGCGCTGCGGCGTGTACCAGATAATGTACATGGACAGCGTACCCGACAACGCGGCGGTAAACGAGAGCGTGGCTCTTGCCAAGAAGTTCCGCAAGACCAGTGCTTCGGGCATGGTCAATGCGGTGCTCAGGAATTTTATCCGCAGCGGCAAGGAGCTGAAGTTCCCCAAGGACGCTGTCAAGGCAGCTTCCGTGAAGTACTCCGCTCCCGTTGAGCTGGTGAAAAGTCTCGCCGACGACTACGGCGGAGAAGCGGCGGAGAACTTTTTGGCAGCTTCTCTTGAAAAATCTGTTACATTTTTGCGTCTCAATCCGAATATATGTAGTGAGGAAGAATTTCTTGCAGCACTGGGCGGTATCGAAGCCGAAAAGCTCTTTGACTGCTGCTATGCAGTGAAAAGCGGCGATGTTACGGCGACGGAGGCTTTCAGAAAGGGCTTCTTCCACGTTCAGGGACTTGCCTCACAGCTGTGCTGCATGTGCCTTGCACCCACGGAGGAGGACACTGTCCTTGATATATGCGCAGCTCCCGGCGGAAAGACCTTCACCATGGCGGAGCTCATGAATGGAAAAGGGCAGATATACGCCTTCGACCTTCACGAAAAGAGGGCGGAGCTTATACGCAAGGGCGCCGAGAGACTCGGTCTCAAAAATATAAAGGCGGCGGCAGGTGACGCAACTGTGTTCAACTCCGAGCTGCCAAAGTTCACAAAGATACTCTGCGATGTCCCGTGCTCGGGACTGGGAGTCATCGGCAGCAAGCCCGAGATAAAGTACAAGGATATCTCAGACTTTGCGGGGCTCCCCGATATACAATATAAAATAGTGTGCAATGCGCTGAACTACCTTGCGGAGGGCGGTACTCTCGTGTACTCCACCTGCACGGTGAGAAAGGCTGAGAACGAGGAGGTCTGCGAAAGACTTCTCCGCGAACACCCCGAGCTGGAAGCAGTTGAGCTGCCGAAGCTAATGGGAGCAGACTTCGGCACAATGGCTACACTTATGCCGCCGAAATTCGGAAGCGGCTTCTTCATAGCAAAATTCAGAAAAAAGTAA
- the rlmN gene encoding 23S rRNA (adenine(2503)-C(2))-methyltransferase RlmN produces the protein MEKVDILSLDLDELTEALTALGEKKFRAKQIFQWLHVKRVLDFDKMSDISIQLRSTLKEKFCINGLFIQKKLESAIDNTVKYLYRLSDGNFVETVLMEYSYGYSICVSTQVGCKMGCRFCASAIAGYVRSLAPSEILMQIYEAERDSGKKVSGVVLMGIGEPLDNFDNVMKFLSLLSHKDGNDMSLRHVSLSTCGIVPRIYELADKKLQLTLSVSLHCADNEGRSEIMPVNKKYELPSLIEACRYYIDKTGRRVTFEYAVIDDVNNSAADADKLAKLLRGMNCHVNLIPVNKVRERNYHTARSGVAEFAKQLGRRGINATVRRTLGSDIEAACGQLRRDAAAQSQQNGGADT, from the coding sequence TTGGAAAAAGTAGATATTCTCAGTCTTGATCTGGACGAACTTACGGAAGCTCTTACTGCTCTGGGAGAGAAGAAATTCCGCGCAAAGCAGATATTCCAGTGGCTTCACGTAAAAAGAGTCCTTGATTTCGACAAAATGTCTGATATATCTATCCAATTGCGCAGTACTTTAAAAGAAAAATTTTGTATAAATGGACTATTTATACAGAAAAAGCTTGAATCTGCTATAGATAATACGGTAAAATATCTTTATAGGCTTTCTGACGGCAATTTTGTGGAGACCGTTCTGATGGAATACAGCTACGGATACAGTATCTGTGTGTCCACTCAGGTGGGGTGCAAAATGGGCTGCCGTTTTTGCGCGTCTGCAATAGCAGGCTACGTGAGAAGCCTTGCTCCCTCGGAGATACTCATGCAGATATATGAGGCTGAGAGGGACTCGGGCAAAAAGGTCTCTGGGGTGGTACTCATGGGCATCGGCGAGCCCCTTGACAACTTTGACAACGTTATGAAGTTTCTCAGCTTGCTCTCCCACAAGGACGGCAACGATATGAGCCTTCGTCATGTGTCGCTGTCTACCTGCGGTATCGTACCGCGTATCTATGAGCTGGCTGATAAGAAGCTGCAGCTCACGCTTTCGGTGTCCCTCCACTGTGCAGACAACGAGGGCAGAAGCGAGATAATGCCCGTGAACAAAAAATACGAGCTTCCAAGCCTTATCGAGGCTTGCAGATATTACATCGACAAAACGGGGCGCCGCGTAACCTTTGAGTACGCCGTCATCGACGATGTGAACAATTCCGCGGCGGACGCCGACAAGCTGGCAAAGCTGCTGCGGGGCATGAACTGCCATGTGAACCTTATTCCCGTTAATAAGGTAAGGGAAAGAAATTATCATACAGCCCGCTCGGGCGTTGCGGAATTCGCAAAGCAGCTGGGCAGGCGGGGAATAAACGCTACCGTGAGAAGAACTCTCGGCAGCGATATAGAAGCGGCGTGCGGACAGCTCAGACGTGACGCTGCTGCGCAAAGTCAACAGAATGGGGGTGCGGATACTTGA
- a CDS encoding Stp1/IreP family PP2C-type Ser/Thr phosphatase: MRFRYGTDIGLKREENQDAVRCEYFGHNVLAVVCDGMGGERAGKEASELAIEEFFQRFSADYKESLSDEDIRKLLISSMSAANSVIYTRARFDFKNFGMGTTCVAAFVTKKTAFIANVGDSRAYLITDTGLVRITTDHNVASVLFEQGKITEEEMEVHPQKHMLVRAVGVDKTVLTDTFMLDYEDKISLLLCSDGLSGYCSDDEIYGVILNSDFDDAADQLIKLALTKGGRDNVTVAVISD; encoded by the coding sequence TTGAGGTTTCGCTACGGCACGGATATCGGTCTGAAGCGCGAGGAAAACCAGGACGCGGTCAGATGCGAATATTTCGGCCATAATGTGCTCGCCGTCGTGTGCGACGGTATGGGCGGCGAAAGAGCTGGCAAGGAAGCCAGCGAACTCGCCATAGAAGAATTCTTCCAGCGTTTTTCGGCTGATTATAAGGAAAGTCTCAGCGATGAGGACATCCGCAAGCTCCTTATCTCCTCAATGTCGGCAGCAAATTCCGTGATATATACACGGGCGAGGTTCGATTTCAAGAACTTCGGCATGGGGACTACCTGTGTAGCTGCCTTTGTCACAAAGAAAACAGCCTTCATTGCCAACGTCGGCGACAGCAGAGCCTATCTCATCACCGACACGGGTCTTGTAAGAATAACAACTGACCACAACGTAGCCTCGGTGCTCTTTGAACAGGGCAAGATAACCGAGGAGGAAATGGAGGTCCACCCTCAGAAGCATATGCTTGTACGAGCGGTAGGCGTGGATAAAACGGTGCTCACCGACACGTTCATGCTCGACTATGAGGATAAGATAAGTCTGCTGCTGTGCTCGGACGGCCTTTCGGGATATTGCAGTGATGATGAAATATACGGCGTTATTCTAAATTCAGATTTTGATGACGCCGCAGATCAACTTATAAAATTAGCTCTCACCAAGGGCGGCCGCGATAATGTAACTGTTGCGGTAATTTCTGACTAA